DNA from Leptospira mayottensis 200901116:
CATCAGTTCTTCGAATTCCTCTTGTAGATCTTTGTTTTCCATAATTACAATACCACTTTTTTTCTTTCTAATTCTACTCTAAGTAGATCCAATGCTTTTAATAGTTTCCTACTTACGGTTCTCGAAGATATGTTCAACGCTTGTGATGTTTTTTCTAAAGTATAATTGTTGATCTCTTTCAATAAGATGATACTTTTTTCTGGTTCTGGTAAAGAAGAAATAACTTCTCTCAATTCATCCTCCACGATTCGCGTTTCTATTATCTGAATAAAATCGTCTTTCACTGGAAACGATTCTACAAAAGCGCCCTCTCTTTCTATTAACAAATCCTTCTTTCTCTTTTTTCGATAGGTATAGTAAGTATTTTTTGCGATCGTAGCCGCCCATGCGTAAAAACTTCCTTTTTCCGGTGAAAAATTCGGAAATGCTTTATAGAGATTCAAAAAAACTTCCTGAGCGATATCTTCCACTTCTTCGGGATCGGAGGAAAGAAACCGGATTATCTTGTAAATCGAGTCCTTGTAGTTTTGATAAAATAAAGAAAAATCGTGATCTTGATTTAATTTCATAATTTATATTCTACGTATAAGAATTCAAACTGGATGGATTTTTCTCTTAAGAAAACTTCAGTTCGATTTCGACTATTGAAATTAAAAACGATTCTCCGAATAGAAAATTTTCAAAACACAAAGGATCAAACTATAATTCCGTAATAATCCGCTTCTCCAAATTCGATAGAATGTAAATTAATGGCTACCCTCCTTAACTTCGGATTAATTCGAGAAAGAACCCGATTGGATTCTTTCTCGGTTTTTCCTGATCGTCTATAAACTATATAA
Protein-coding regions in this window:
- a CDS encoding RNA polymerase sigma factor, producing MKLNQDHDFSLFYQNYKDSIYKIIRFLSSDPEEVEDIAQEVFLNLYKAFPNFSPEKGSFYAWAATIAKNTYYTYRKKRKKDLLIEREGAFVESFPVKDDFIQIIETRIVEDELREVISSLPEPEKSIILLKEINNYTLEKTSQALNISSRTVSRKLLKALDLLRVELERKKVVL